In Verrucomicrobiota bacterium, a genomic segment contains:
- a CDS encoding glycosyltransferase family A protein encodes MPFSSVSVIIPCFNHGAYLREAIESVLRQEVSATEVIVVDDGSTDSQTRRVLDELQSEPNLKVLSRENGGPAAARNTGIQAAAGPYLLCVDADDRLRPEFLSQTVPRLEADPEVGIVYGRAAYFGAKEGESSHSPFKFPEFLLEPSIFATALFRKADWEKVGGFREEMKFGWEDFEFWISLVEQGCKVAYVDEVLFDYRQHEGSRDVSFSASRERILEAFTTIYRFHSEIYGKNIRLLFEAHLERLDWRSLFASGGSAELRIFTDGKERVLVAPEPVPEEGDASVTFHWGSAGVGSEDLRFDPFDGIGEFLLRSIELLDGEGEDFRTLSPEDYTVSDPSFSVPLSPEEGGVGFFFLGGDPHMRISLRNTEELLNAHGLRMHFTVCRGAAVGTELLKRLGEAATEVNQTTEMARGLRLELSHVKAELESEISKRRAIQSSLSYRLTRPIAKLFEKKGSEGSSR; translated from the coding sequence GTGCCCTTTAGTTCAGTTTCTGTTATCATTCCCTGTTTTAATCATGGAGCCTACTTGCGGGAGGCTATCGAATCGGTGTTGCGACAGGAGGTATCGGCGACGGAGGTGATCGTGGTTGATGATGGCTCGACTGATTCTCAGACCCGCAGGGTTCTGGATGAGCTGCAGAGCGAGCCGAACCTAAAAGTCCTTTCCCGTGAGAATGGAGGTCCGGCCGCAGCTCGCAACACGGGTATTCAAGCGGCTGCCGGGCCTTACCTGCTCTGCGTGGATGCAGATGATCGACTGCGACCGGAATTTCTCTCGCAAACGGTTCCTCGTCTCGAAGCAGACCCGGAGGTCGGGATCGTCTACGGGCGTGCGGCCTACTTTGGAGCCAAGGAGGGTGAGTCGTCGCATTCGCCGTTTAAGTTTCCTGAGTTCCTCCTCGAACCGAGTATCTTTGCTACTGCGCTTTTCCGGAAAGCAGATTGGGAGAAAGTCGGCGGATTTCGTGAGGAGATGAAATTCGGCTGGGAAGATTTTGAGTTTTGGATCTCTCTCGTCGAACAAGGGTGCAAAGTCGCGTATGTGGATGAAGTTCTTTTCGACTACCGGCAGCATGAAGGGTCGAGAGATGTTAGCTTCTCTGCCTCCCGCGAAAGAATTTTGGAGGCCTTCACTACGATCTACCGGTTTCATTCAGAAATCTACGGGAAAAATATTCGACTGCTCTTCGAGGCTCACTTGGAGCGGTTGGATTGGCGGTCCCTTTTTGCGTCCGGTGGTAGTGCCGAGCTAAGAATTTTTACTGACGGCAAGGAGCGTGTGCTTGTTGCGCCTGAACCTGTTCCCGAAGAGGGAGACGCTTCGGTCACATTCCATTGGGGGAGTGCGGGTGTCGGTAGCGAGGATCTGCGCTTCGACCCCTTTGATGGAATTGGAGAGTTTCTTCTGCGCTCTATCGAACTCCTGGATGGTGAGGGGGAAGACTTTCGGACTCTTTCGCCGGAGGATTATACGGTATCGGACCCGTCCTTCTCCGTTCCGCTGTCTCCTGAAGAGGGTGGTGTCGGTTTCTTCTTTCTCGGTGGAGATCCCCACATGCGTATCAGCCTCAGGAATACAGAAGAACTATTGAATGCTCACGGTCTACGGATGCACTTTACGGTCTGCCGCGGGGCTGCGGTCGGGACGGAGCTACTGAAGCGTCTCGGAGAGGCAGCCACTGAGGTCAATCAAACAACCGAAATGGCCCGTGGGTTACGGTTGGAACTCTCCCATGTGAAAGCGGAGCTCGAAAGTGAGATCAGTAAAAGGCGCGCAATCCAATCATCGCTGAGCTATCGGCTGACCCGTCCAATCGCGAAACTGTTTGAGAAAAAGGGGAGTGAGGGCTCTTCGCGATGA
- a CDS encoding ABC transporter ATP-binding protein: MNDSELVVSVRNLTKAYRVWENPLDRLKSPLLNSVAKSIPGETGFRRALQRKAARYYRDFYALRQVSFDIARGTSFGILGRNGSGKSTLLQIIAGTLTPTSGEVALSGRVAALLELGSGFNPEFTGRENVYMNASILGISRKVVDERFDDIAAFADIGEFMDQPVKTYSSGMYVRLAFAVIVHVDADILIVDEALAVGDVFFVQKCMRFLKKFQENGVLLFVSHDLPSINRLCDQALWLDQGNVRMRGVPKDVTESYFSEFYAGNDGTGTSDLQNSQQEEKSPSIERVPPAENEQILGEEIHDQRLSFLNFSQYRNDIEVFAFNPNGDSFGERKVEVVDARLFDQEGRPLGWIVGGEKVEARVRVRAHASVDNPMIGFGIKDPSGQVLFGDNTFLTTRGQSWPMAKGEELQARFFFQMPILRAGDYVMNATVATGTQTEHEMQHWLHDAVVLRSYTKSDTTGMIGLPMLEIRTEKPREE; the protein is encoded by the coding sequence ATGAATGATTCAGAATTAGTGGTTTCTGTCCGTAATTTGACGAAAGCATATCGGGTTTGGGAGAATCCTTTGGACCGGTTGAAATCTCCCCTGCTGAATTCGGTGGCAAAGAGTATTCCCGGTGAGACGGGGTTTAGGCGCGCCTTGCAGAGAAAGGCCGCTCGCTACTATCGGGACTTCTACGCGTTGCGGCAGGTATCATTCGATATCGCACGGGGAACGAGCTTCGGGATTCTCGGCAGAAACGGTTCGGGTAAGAGCACGTTGCTGCAAATTATTGCGGGAACGCTGACTCCAACCTCAGGAGAAGTTGCCCTCTCTGGAAGGGTTGCTGCGCTTCTTGAGCTGGGATCCGGTTTCAATCCAGAATTTACGGGACGGGAGAATGTATACATGAACGCCTCGATTCTTGGAATCTCACGGAAGGTCGTTGACGAGCGTTTTGACGATATCGCCGCCTTTGCGGATATTGGCGAATTTATGGATCAGCCGGTCAAAACCTATTCCAGCGGGATGTATGTTCGGCTCGCTTTTGCGGTGATCGTCCATGTCGATGCCGATATTCTCATTGTGGACGAAGCTCTGGCGGTGGGAGACGTGTTTTTTGTGCAGAAGTGCATGCGGTTTCTTAAGAAGTTTCAGGAGAATGGCGTTCTCCTTTTTGTCAGTCATGACCTTCCCTCGATCAATCGCCTTTGCGATCAGGCCTTGTGGTTGGATCAGGGGAATGTGCGGATGCGTGGAGTTCCCAAGGATGTCACCGAGTCCTACTTTTCCGAGTTCTATGCGGGTAATGATGGAACTGGGACAAGTGATCTGCAGAATTCTCAGCAGGAGGAGAAGTCACCTTCGATAGAGAGGGTTCCTCCCGCTGAGAACGAGCAGATTTTGGGCGAGGAAATCCATGACCAGCGTCTTTCTTTCCTCAATTTTTCTCAATACCGGAACGACATTGAGGTCTTTGCTTTCAACCCGAATGGGGACTCATTTGGCGAGCGGAAAGTGGAGGTAGTCGACGCGCGTCTCTTCGATCAGGAAGGCAGGCCGTTGGGATGGATCGTTGGGGGTGAGAAAGTTGAAGCAAGGGTTCGGGTACGTGCCCACGCTTCAGTGGATAACCCGATGATTGGATTTGGAATCAAGGATCCAAGCGGGCAGGTGTTGTTTGGCGACAATACGTTTCTCACCACCCGGGGGCAGTCGTGGCCAATGGCCAAAGGAGAAGAACTACAGGCGCGCTTTTTCTTTCAAATGCCGATCCTGCGGGCGGGAGATTATGTAATGAACGCTACAGTTGCCACAGGCACCCAGACCGAACACGAGATGCAGCACTGGCTTCATGATGCAGTAGTCTTACGTTCTTACACCAAGAGCGATACGACCGGGATGATCGGCTTGCCGATGTTGGAGATTCGGACGGAGAAGCCCCGGGAAGAGTAG
- a CDS encoding glycosyltransferase, which yields MTANDHKERPSRQPLTESPTLRDWQWTLLPGAPVEASGLEPTLRWQEEVGPEFWGTREVVVYWRPDPSNLIWIEETVASLAVQSIPTFRVVVDAPESFCESVLMSIFDKNGLSGRVDWVDDREEVFTVGDDSWLFFLAPNNVLHPTALFTLLKETVTNLADLFGFFETLSDESTGGPHAVRFHSGAEKLSVFGRSGMSSSFWIRGSLWNKMVQQKSLLSTGASWRAAITALATGSRIERTPLALTVLPCARGEPVAQSVEEPEESLRDALIAYGEGSGIHLSDWRYDPSLGSGIPTPPSSDERIAAIVPFRDQEELTSATFRSLAGQANASRIRLVAVDNGSNPAIAQRLRTLADSLFVDQGVLWLQEEGSFNFARLNNLALARIDEPHLLFLNNDVEFTGPDDLARLQGFLEWAGVGMVGGALHYPDGNLQAAGIRFGALGPEVVRHPDHLPLVFREVDALTFACALVRRSVFEEVGRLDEVLCPNGFGDALLGGRFRESDWRILIDPTVRVIHHESPSRGSRPEEMERMELSREGVPIYSYGPEFVRSGVDVVHRFGRSRPSLGKRIYRAVKAFRKELMQ from the coding sequence ATGACGGCAAACGACCACAAGGAAAGACCCTCTCGTCAACCATTGACGGAGTCACCAACATTGCGGGACTGGCAGTGGACGTTGCTTCCCGGCGCACCGGTAGAAGCATCTGGTCTTGAGCCGACCTTGCGCTGGCAGGAAGAGGTGGGTCCTGAGTTTTGGGGTACGCGGGAGGTAGTGGTCTACTGGCGCCCGGACCCTTCGAACCTTATCTGGATTGAGGAGACGGTGGCGTCACTCGCAGTCCAAAGTATTCCGACGTTTCGGGTCGTTGTTGATGCGCCCGAAAGTTTTTGCGAGTCGGTGCTCATGAGTATTTTCGACAAGAACGGACTCAGCGGCCGAGTGGACTGGGTGGATGACCGTGAAGAAGTATTTACCGTGGGCGATGACTCATGGTTGTTCTTTCTGGCTCCCAACAATGTCCTTCACCCTACAGCATTGTTCACCTTGCTGAAAGAGACGGTAACCAATCTGGCAGACTTGTTTGGCTTTTTTGAGACCCTTTCCGACGAGTCTACAGGTGGACCTCACGCCGTTCGCTTTCATTCGGGTGCGGAGAAGCTTTCAGTCTTTGGCCGTTCTGGGATGAGTAGCTCGTTCTGGATCCGCGGATCGTTGTGGAACAAGATGGTGCAGCAAAAGTCACTTCTCTCCACGGGCGCGTCCTGGCGGGCCGCGATCACTGCATTGGCGACAGGATCGCGGATCGAAAGGACTCCGCTTGCGTTGACCGTTCTGCCCTGCGCTCGCGGTGAACCGGTTGCACAGTCTGTCGAAGAGCCCGAGGAGAGCTTGCGGGACGCACTGATTGCCTACGGGGAAGGGAGCGGGATTCATCTCAGCGACTGGCGGTACGACCCTTCCCTCGGCTCGGGCATTCCGACGCCGCCATCTTCCGACGAGAGGATTGCCGCAATTGTTCCGTTTCGGGATCAGGAAGAGCTGACATCGGCGACTTTTCGAAGTTTGGCAGGTCAGGCGAATGCCTCACGGATTCGTTTGGTTGCAGTCGACAACGGTTCCAATCCGGCGATCGCTCAACGCCTCCGCACTTTAGCCGATTCACTCTTTGTCGATCAGGGGGTGCTGTGGCTTCAGGAAGAAGGGTCCTTCAACTTTGCCCGTCTGAACAATCTGGCGCTTGCTCGAATCGATGAACCGCACCTCCTGTTTCTCAACAATGACGTTGAGTTTACGGGACCTGACGATCTGGCGCGGTTGCAGGGATTTCTTGAATGGGCGGGAGTGGGGATGGTCGGAGGAGCACTCCACTATCCGGACGGAAACCTTCAGGCCGCTGGGATTCGGTTTGGTGCGCTGGGGCCTGAGGTCGTTCGGCACCCGGATCATCTACCACTCGTGTTTCGGGAAGTAGACGCCCTTACCTTCGCATGCGCGTTAGTCCGGCGATCGGTCTTTGAAGAAGTGGGTCGCTTGGATGAGGTGCTTTGCCCGAACGGTTTTGGGGATGCTCTGTTGGGTGGGCGGTTTCGCGAGAGCGATTGGCGCATTCTGATCGATCCGACGGTCCGGGTGATCCACCACGAGTCGCCGAGTCGGGGAAGTCGTCCCGAGGAGATGGAGAGGATGGAGTTGAGTCGGGAAGGAGTTCCCATCTATTCCTACGGTCCTGAGTTTGTTCGATCAGGGGTGGATGTGGTGCATCGCTTTGGTCGTTCCCGTCCCTCTCTCGGCAAAAGAATTTATCGCGCAGTCAAAGCCTTTCGCAAAGAGTTGATGCAGTGA
- a CDS encoding glycosyltransferase, whose product MKTFTVIKPSLRCFQWVTRNAAFEGAGFDENGNPPLSVQLKLGNRMLECLRVSGRGGGKDDGKVRFRKLFRTGKGFKWVTATAIWEDGKETVVGRFLLLNTAPRPPDPYARDYGFFLSRNEPTKEERRKLGETVRSLPIQPKISVLLPTYNTKPRLLREAIQSVQRQLYPNWELCIADDASTRGATKKLLRRMAAEDNRIRVSFRETNGHISEASNTALEMATGDWIALLDHDDVLRLESLARTVLAMNRKPEVHFFYSDEDKIDEKGRPLGPYFKPDWNPLFLYSQNYICHFSVMRTEAVRSVGGFRKGMEGSQDWDLFLRLGKRLSGDQIAHIPEVLYRWRVIEGSSAANVGEKSYSVDASRRSLEEAVPWSREGSWELIAGMYWICHPPTYEGYRVGDPEELAATAGDLSEDVLIVTSGDYEWEDSVLQKLAGWASLRGMGCVAPALEDADGGLAEAGLLVNPDGIVESIFRDLKPDFEGMGRREILPQNLLVPGRVCFAVRRELWVNYWKVAEPFTSWTYRVAAFCLTLERQGLKNILTPHLRIRGSVPSWNEMNESVELCERYPEVRAGDPGSNPNLTVAEGAFSLQLDSNVPRNWEWKEVNRSAL is encoded by the coding sequence ATGAAGACATTCACCGTTATCAAGCCAAGTCTCCGCTGTTTTCAATGGGTCACCCGAAATGCGGCTTTCGAAGGTGCTGGTTTCGATGAGAATGGCAATCCTCCTTTGTCCGTTCAACTGAAACTGGGAAACCGTATGTTGGAGTGTTTGCGTGTCTCGGGGCGTGGTGGCGGGAAAGATGATGGAAAGGTTCGGTTCCGAAAACTCTTCCGCACAGGAAAGGGTTTCAAGTGGGTGACCGCGACCGCAATTTGGGAGGACGGGAAGGAGACTGTGGTTGGACGTTTTCTTCTACTCAACACAGCACCACGACCTCCTGATCCTTACGCTCGGGACTACGGCTTCTTTCTTTCGAGGAACGAGCCTACTAAAGAGGAGAGGCGGAAACTGGGTGAGACCGTGAGGAGCCTCCCGATCCAGCCGAAGATTTCCGTGTTGCTGCCGACCTACAATACCAAACCGCGGCTATTGCGGGAGGCAATCCAATCGGTGCAACGACAGCTCTATCCGAACTGGGAGTTGTGTATTGCAGACGACGCTTCAACCCGCGGTGCTACCAAGAAATTGCTGCGTCGAATGGCGGCTGAGGATAATCGGATCCGGGTCTCCTTTCGCGAGACCAACGGCCATATTTCCGAGGCCAGCAACACCGCATTGGAAATGGCCACGGGCGACTGGATAGCGTTGCTCGACCACGACGATGTTTTGCGACTGGAAAGTTTGGCGAGGACGGTTCTTGCAATGAACCGGAAGCCTGAGGTCCATTTCTTCTACAGTGACGAAGATAAGATCGATGAGAAAGGACGTCCGCTCGGACCTTATTTCAAACCAGACTGGAATCCACTCTTTCTCTACTCGCAGAACTACATCTGCCACTTTTCGGTCATGCGCACCGAGGCGGTTCGCTCAGTTGGTGGATTTCGTAAGGGCATGGAAGGAAGCCAGGACTGGGATCTTTTTCTGCGCCTTGGAAAGCGTCTGTCAGGGGACCAGATCGCTCATATCCCAGAGGTGCTTTACCGGTGGAGGGTGATCGAAGGGTCGTCTGCGGCCAACGTTGGCGAGAAAAGTTACTCGGTTGATGCCTCTCGCAGGTCGCTGGAAGAAGCGGTGCCATGGTCCAGGGAGGGTAGCTGGGAGCTGATCGCCGGGATGTATTGGATTTGTCATCCGCCGACGTATGAGGGTTACCGCGTTGGTGATCCTGAGGAGTTGGCTGCGACCGCAGGAGATTTATCCGAAGACGTTCTGATTGTGACGTCAGGTGACTACGAATGGGAGGATTCAGTTCTGCAGAAGCTTGCGGGTTGGGCTTCGCTCCGTGGGATGGGTTGTGTCGCTCCGGCTCTTGAGGATGCAGACGGCGGCTTGGCTGAGGCGGGTCTTCTGGTAAATCCGGATGGGATCGTTGAGTCGATCTTTCGCGACTTGAAACCTGACTTCGAAGGAATGGGACGACGGGAGATTCTTCCGCAGAATCTGCTTGTTCCGGGGCGTGTGTGCTTTGCCGTCCGTCGCGAGTTATGGGTAAACTATTGGAAGGTGGCAGAGCCCTTTACATCGTGGACCTATCGGGTCGCTGCGTTTTGCCTGACTCTTGAAAGGCAGGGCTTAAAGAACATCCTCACTCCCCATCTAAGGATTCGCGGCTCCGTTCCGTCTTGGAACGAAATGAATGAGTCCGTGGAGTTGTGTGAACGGTATCCGGAAGTCCGAGCCGGTGATCCGGGATCGAATCCCAATCTTACCGTGGCGGAGGGTGCATTTTCCTTGCAGCTGGATAGCAATGTGCCGCGCAATTGGGAGTGGAAGGAGGTCAATCGAAGTGCCCTTTAG
- a CDS encoding ABC transporter permease, translating to MKNDSRFWPLDILPRLYANRLLLWQFTVRNISARHKGSYLGVFWMVLNPLLMMSLYSFVFGVIFNGRYDAGDPTETALDYALGVFLSLTIFQLIAEVMGVSTTIILANTNIVKKVVFPLEILPVATVGASIYSFFISLCLVFLGIIVFGRELTWMALYLPIIILPVVFFSLGIGWFFSAIGVFVRDIGQLMQFLTLALMYGSAVFYPIDRAIVAGLYPILKFNPLAHIVEQARRVVLWQEPLHLEPVLYAYVTSIAVLLVGYFTFHKLRKGFADVL from the coding sequence ATGAAGAATGACTCAAGGTTTTGGCCGTTGGATATACTACCCCGGCTCTACGCAAACCGACTGCTTCTCTGGCAATTCACGGTTCGGAATATCAGTGCACGGCACAAAGGCAGCTACCTTGGTGTATTTTGGATGGTGCTGAATCCTCTCCTGATGATGTCACTCTACTCTTTTGTTTTTGGCGTCATCTTCAACGGGCGTTATGACGCGGGCGACCCAACAGAGACTGCTCTGGACTATGCGTTGGGGGTATTTCTTAGCCTAACGATCTTCCAGCTCATCGCAGAAGTGATGGGGGTCTCGACGACAATCATTCTGGCAAATACCAATATCGTTAAGAAGGTCGTGTTTCCTCTCGAAATTCTTCCGGTGGCTACGGTGGGTGCCTCGATCTACAGTTTTTTCATCAGCCTCTGCCTCGTCTTTCTTGGGATCATCGTCTTTGGAAGGGAACTGACCTGGATGGCGCTCTATCTTCCGATAATTATCCTTCCGGTCGTCTTTTTCTCTCTGGGAATCGGTTGGTTTTTCTCCGCAATAGGAGTGTTCGTGCGCGATATCGGTCAGCTCATGCAGTTCCTCACTCTTGCTCTCATGTACGGAAGTGCGGTTTTCTACCCGATTGATCGAGCCATCGTTGCCGGTCTTTATCCCATCCTGAAATTCAACCCACTCGCACACATTGTTGAACAGGCGCGAAGAGTTGTTTTGTGGCAGGAGCCGCTTCACCTCGAGCCGGTTCTTTATGCATACGTGACATCGATTGCGGTTCTCTTGGTAGGGTACTTTACCTTCCACAAGCTTCGTAAGGGCTTCGCGGATGTTCTTTAG
- a CDS encoding glycosyltransferase, protein MTRRPLLSALVSVYDAEDWIEGCLEDLVQQSLFQLRDMEVIVIDADSPSNERVVIAEFQRRFPKNIIYHRLSSKESLYGAWNQGIELAAGRYLTSANCDDRHHPDGLKRLVDELEKNPQLGLVFADQLVTRKPHESFAENSATERWNWPEYDPAILRRRCVIGPQPVWRWSLHREYGLFDPTFRSAGDWEFWLRISPFVAMKKVGEILGLYYLNPKGLEHSSKGTSSELPEEVARIREKYDLHDEPLEATELGPLADGFAGNTK, encoded by the coding sequence TTGACTCGTCGCCCGCTACTCAGCGCTTTGGTTTCGGTCTATGATGCAGAGGATTGGATTGAGGGGTGTCTCGAGGATCTCGTTCAACAGTCTCTCTTCCAATTGAGAGACATGGAAGTTATCGTCATTGATGCCGACTCGCCAAGTAACGAGAGGGTCGTTATTGCAGAGTTTCAGAGACGTTTTCCAAAAAACATTATCTATCATCGTCTCTCCTCGAAAGAGAGTCTTTACGGGGCGTGGAATCAAGGGATTGAGCTGGCCGCTGGCCGTTATCTGACCAGTGCCAACTGTGATGATAGACACCATCCTGATGGTCTCAAACGATTGGTAGACGAACTGGAGAAGAACCCGCAGCTGGGGCTGGTTTTCGCTGACCAGTTGGTTACCCGGAAGCCTCACGAGTCTTTTGCCGAGAACTCTGCGACGGAAAGGTGGAACTGGCCGGAGTATGATCCTGCGATTCTACGAAGAAGATGCGTAATCGGCCCGCAACCGGTATGGCGTTGGTCGTTGCATCGAGAGTATGGTCTCTTCGATCCAACCTTTCGTTCCGCGGGGGATTGGGAGTTTTGGCTGCGCATTAGCCCCTTTGTCGCGATGAAGAAGGTTGGAGAGATTCTTGGGCTCTATTACCTCAACCCGAAGGGACTCGAACACAGTAGCAAGGGGACAAGCTCGGAGTTGCCGGAGGAGGTGGCCCGTATTAGGGAAAAGTATGATCTTCATGACGAACCACTGGAAGCGACGGAGTTGGGGCCGCTTGCAGATGGATTCGCAGGGAATACGAAATGA